The following is a genomic window from Sporosarcina jeotgali.
AATCGTGGTTCCTGCTTTACTAATATCTTTAACCGTTTCAAAAATGGTTTTAACCATAAGCGGCGCCAATCCCATGGACGGCTCATCTAATAGAAGCAGCTTTGGCCGCGCCATGATTGCCCTTCCCATCGCAAGCATTTGCTGCTCTCCGCCTGAGAGCGTTCCCGCAGTTTGTTTACGGCGTTCATACAGTCTCGGAAAAATACTGTAGACTTTCTTGAAGTCTTTCCCAATTTCTTCTTTATCTTTTCTTAAGTAGGCACCCAATTCAATATTTTCCTCCACCGTCATATCAGCGAAGACCCGTCTTCCCTCAGGCACTTGAGAGACCCCCAATTTCACGATGGATTGAGCCGGTTTACCGCTTATCACTGAATCTTGATAGTGGATGGTACCTTCTTTCGGCTTCAGTAAGCCAGATAACGTTTTCAGCAACGTACTCTTGCCTGCACCGTTCGCGCCAATCAGAGTAACAATTTCTCCTTCATTCACTTCGAGAGAAACGCCTTTTAATGCATGAATGCTGCCGTAATAGACGTTCAAATCTTGGATGCTCAGCATGCTCATACAATTTCCTCCCCTAAATACGCTTCAACCACTTTTGGATTGTTCCGGATTTCTTCTGGCGATCCCTCCGCTAGCAGAACTCCATGGTCAAGAACGTAAATTCGTTCACAGATTCCCATAACTAAATTCATATCATGCTCAATCAGAAGAATCGTCAGTCCAAATTGCTTTCTAATAAAGGCGATGAGATCCATAAGCTCCTTCGTTTCAAACGGGTTCATCCCGGCAGCCGGTTCATCCAGCAGCAACAAATGCGGATTCGCTGCCAGTGCCCGGGCAATCTCCAATCTGCGCTGCTTCCCATAAGGAAGATTTTTAGCAGTTTCATCTTTATATTTATCGAGTTCGAAGATTTTCAAAAACTCCATCGCTTTGTTTTCCATCTCAAGCTCGTTTTTGAAATAGGATGGCAAACGGAAAACTGAGCTCATAACTGAATCATTCGCGAGGGAATGATAAGCAACTTTTACGTTATCCAGTACAGAAAGTTCGTCAAACAAACGGATGTTTTGGAATGTGCGGCTCATCCCTAAACGTGTCACTTTAAAAGGCGGGAGTCCATTGATTTTTTTGCCATCAAAGAAAATATTGCCTTCCGTAGGGACATAAACACCTGTTAACAAGTTGAAACTAGTTGTTTTACCTGCACCGTTCGGTCCAATCAACCCAACTAACTCACCTTTATTGATTTTCATATTGAAACCTGAAACTGCTTTTAGCCCTCCGAATTGGATGCCTGCGTTTTGCACATCTAACAAAACCTCACTGCTCATGCTGACTCCCCCTTTTCGGACGCATCCACATCTTCAAGTAGTCTGTAAACTCCATTTTGCCCATTAATCCTTGCGGACGGTATAACATAACGATGATGAGTACAAGACTGTAAATGATCATTCGGGTCTCAGGGA
Proteins encoded in this region:
- a CDS encoding ABC transporter ATP-binding protein; the encoded protein is MLSIQDLNVYYGSIHALKGVSLEVNEGEIVTLIGANGAGKSTLLKTLSGLLKPKEGTIHYQDSVISGKPAQSIVKLGVSQVPEGRRVFADMTVEENIELGAYLRKDKEEIGKDFKKVYSIFPRLYERRKQTAGTLSGGEQQMLAMGRAIMARPKLLLLDEPSMGLAPLMVKTIFETVKDISKAGTTILLVEQNAHIALSIADRGYVIETGRVILSGTAAELQASEEVKNAYLGGH
- a CDS encoding ABC transporter ATP-binding protein, which encodes MSSEVLLDVQNAGIQFGGLKAVSGFNMKINKGELVGLIGPNGAGKTTSFNLLTGVYVPTEGNIFFDGKKINGLPPFKVTRLGMSRTFQNIRLFDELSVLDNVKVAYHSLANDSVMSSVFRLPSYFKNELEMENKAMEFLKIFELDKYKDETAKNLPYGKQRRLEIARALAANPHLLLLDEPAAGMNPFETKELMDLIAFIRKQFGLTILLIEHDMNLVMGICERIYVLDHGVLLAEGSPEEIRNNPKVVEAYLGEEIV